In the Telopea speciosissima isolate NSW1024214 ecotype Mountain lineage chromosome 2, Tspe_v1, whole genome shotgun sequence genome, one interval contains:
- the LOC122652251 gene encoding peroxisomal and mitochondrial division factor 1-like, with product MAEEAIGNGIASDVDYQTGEEDLISRRDTDLGKDTKISELNRKIAALEQDNSELIREKGKRDAAIKELKEVIEGLRTDGATMKKEIEQSSEDKKAVQVISARALELETEVSRLQHDLVSSMTESDEAKEELRKLKDALQELTRSNLNKQAKIEDLEKEKASLQERIEREVAEMKKSKSESEKLKKEWDEMEKLKSSLEEALKQSQEKLKETEAKANRLQNELVESEKSVSKLKETEAKANRLQNELEESEKSVRKLKELNSNCTATARELDAADAEKGSNGLKLQWQTAVASTGTVAAAAAILYLNYARRR from the exons ATGGCGGAAGAGGCGATTGGCAATGGCATCGCATCGGACGTCGATTATCAGACGGGAGAAGAAGATTTGATTTCGAGGCGAGATACTGATCTTGGTAAGGATACCAAGATTTCGGAGTTGAACCGAAAGATCGCAGCGCTGGAACAGGACAATTCAGAATTGATACgtgagaagggaaagagagacgCAGCAATCAAGGAATTGAAGGAAGTGATCGAAGGATTAAGGACTGATGGTGCTACGATGAAGAAGGAGATCGAACAGTCCTCTGAAGACAAGAAGGCTGTGCAAGTTATCTCGGCCCGTGCTTTGGAGTTGGAAACGGAGGTCTCTCGCCTACAGCACGATCTCGTGTCCTCGATGACGGAGAGCGATGAAGCGAAGGAGGAGCTACGGAAGTTGAAAGATGCTTTACAAGAGCTTACACGGAGCAATCTGAATAAGCAGGCGAAGATCGAAGATCTTGAGAAGGAGAAAGCTTCTCTGCAGGAACGAATCGAACGTGAGGTTGCAGAGATGAAGAAATCCAAGTCGGAGAGTG AGAAGTTGAAGAAGGAGTGGGACGAAATGGAGAAGCTGAAATCTTCTCTGGAAGAAGCTCTGAAACAATCCCAAGAGAAATTGAAGGAGACGGAGGCTAAGGCTAACCGTTTGCAGAATGAACTTGTAGAATCGGAGAAATCGGTTAGTAAATTGAAGGAGACGGAAGCGAAGGCTAACCGTTTGCAGAATGAACTAGAAGAATCGGAGAAATCGGTTAGGAAATTGAAGGAACTGAACTCCAATTGCACTGCGACGGCCAGGGAGTTAGACGCTGCGGATGCGGAGAAGGGGTCGAACGGTCTGAAGCTTCAGTGGCAAACGGCAGTGGCTTCCACCGGAACTGTTGCCGCAGCGGCGGCTATTTTGTATCTCAACTATGCCAGGCGAAGgtag
- the LOC122652231 gene encoding membrane protein PM19L-like: MAGLKPVATGLLFLNLCMYIVVAAIGGWALNRAIDHGFIIGPDLVLPAHFAPIYFPMGNAATGFFVVFALIASVVGGASAIAGVHHIRTWDAESLPSAASVAIVAWTLTLLAMGLACKEIEKHIRNARLRTMEAFLIILSATQLFYILAIHEASNIRRRN; this comes from the exons ATGGCAGGCCTAAAGCCCGTTGCAACCGGACTCTTGTTCCTCAATCTCTGCATGTACATTgttgtggcagcaattggaggTTGGGCCCTCAATAGAGCAATCGACCACGGCTTCATCATCG GACCTGACCTTGTCCTTCCAGCTCATTTTGCTCCCATTTACTTTCCAATGGGAAACGCTGCCACCGGCTTCTTTGTGGTGTTTGCCTTGATTGCCTCTGTTGTAGGTGGTGCATCAGCCATAGCTGGTGTTCACCACATTCGGACATGGGATGCTGAGAGCTTACCTTCTGCAGCATCAGTTGCTATTGTTGCTTGGACTCTTACTCTTCTTGCCATGGG CTTGGCTTGTAAAGAAATTGAGAAACACATCAGGAATGCACGCTTG AGAACAATGGAAGCATTCTTAATTATCCTTTCGGCAACACAGCTGTTCTATATTTTGGCTATTCATGAAGCCTCAAATATCAGGAGGAGGAACTGA
- the LOC122652807 gene encoding serrate RNA effector molecule homolog: protein MEVSFENGASNGEAKRKQKLQEEAEVVQDIEIAGELKPEDSEVIEDIQVARELRPDKDVNIEESVGPDAGSSSSSSSSSSSNEESRLEDKNSGVMESEKMEEEEKSGGSVKETVPVVYSAEELVEEKSANSVMDTVPNVDLAEKLEEAEKKSDGSVMEAAPAVDSCEPVVSLIEEVIQASVSTTVVDAGVSNKIGLESKDKEEISLPLSNEAAEASDLIDSTATKNEDRMLQYSDAPIIETSGSGSAELPKEPAIPESSENQPLLGAIPPPPVERTSWNSCCGIFDVLRGTDR from the exons ATGGAAGTTTCTTTCGAAAATGGCGCCAGCAATGGCGAAGCGAAAAGAAAGCAGAAGCTGCAGGAGGAGGCGGAGGTTGTTCAGGATATTGAGATTGCTGGGGAGTTGAAGCCGGAGGACAGTGAGGTTATTGAGGACATTCAGGTTGCGAGGGAGTTGAGGCCTGACAAGGATGTCAATATTGAGGAGTCTGTTGGGCCAGATGCTGGTAGctctagtagtagtagtagtagtagcagttcCAATGAGGAATCTCGATTGGAGGATAAGAATTCAGGGGTAATGGAAtcagagaagatggaagaagaggagaagagtggTGGTTCAGTCAAGGAAACTGTGCCTGTTGTTTATTCGGCAGAGGAATTGGTGGAGGAGAAGAGTGCTAATTCAGTTATGGACACTGTGCCCAATGTTGATTTGGCAGAAAAGTTGGAAGAGGCAGAAAAGAAGAGTGATGGTTCAGTTATGGAAGCTGCACCTGCTGTTGACTCTTGTGAGCCAGTCGTGTCCTTGATTGAGGAGGTGATTCAGGCTTCTGTATCCACTACGGTTGTGGATGCTGGGGTTTCTAATAAGATTGGTTTGGAATCGAAGGATAAGGAAGAGATATCATTGCCACTGTCAAACGAAGCTGCTGAGGCATCAGATTTGATTGATTCGACGGCAACAAAAAATGAGGATAGAATGTTGCAATATTCTGATGCTCCAATTATTGAAACTAGTGGTTCTGGAAGTGCTGAACTACCCAAAGAGCCTGCGATTCCAGAAAGCTCAGAAAACCAG CCACTGTTGGGTGCGATTCCTCCTCCACCAGTAGAGAGGACTTCTTGGAATAGTTGCTGTGGCATATTTGATGTTCTGAGAGGCACAGACAGATAA